CGCTGAGTAGACGTTTCGTATCCAAGTCAACATCGCGGATGCACCTCCCTTACCAAACTGGCTGCGTGCGTGCGTGCAAGATATCGCGATTTTGGCCGACTGTCACGCGTGGAACGGAGAAAAGGAGAAGAATAATCCACTTCGACTTATTCGCGTGCAAATTGCTTTTTGGCATTCACGATAAATTCGCAAGGTCATTTGTAGCAATGACTTAGTACTTTACGGCCTAGGCGAACCGAGCAGGCTAGCGAAGCACGGCAACTTATACCAAATGTGCTTTTTCCCAGAAAAAGATTCCAGGTTTTCCTCAAGCTGGGCGAGAGTCGTCGCTTGACGACGCACTTTTAGCACGTAGAGTGAAGGGGAAGCGTGTATGCGCACAGGCCGTGCGACGCCTGAGATGATCCGCTAGGGCCCTTTGATTTGCTGCTCGCCTGAGCGAATTCCTCAAAGGGACTCAGAACGATCCAGGTAATTTAACGCAGTTGGGATTGCCCATCAAGCGCCCGACGAAACCCAGTCGCCAAAAAGTTCGCTCCCCGGTGTATCAACTGGCGACAGTGGAGATGTAGGAAATGCTGGTTCTCTCAAGGAAAAAGAACGAAAGTATTGTCATCAACAATGACATTACGATCGTGGTCGTGGAAATTCGCGGCGACAAGGTACGCTTGGGCGTGGAAGCTCCCAAAGAAGTCCCTGTGCATCGCCGCGAGGTTTATGATGCGATTCTTCGCAACGAGTCTCAGGAAAAAGCGGGCGCAGACACGCCCAGCGCCGAAGGCTAGTTGATGATGCTCGCGTTGTATATTTCCGCCGCGAAACTGCACATCGTGCCGTGTTTTTCCTGTTTCTTGCCTGAACCGATCTCTTTTTTTCCTCTCCAATGCAGATGAAGCCGTGACCCGCCTTCACATAGTCGGGTGACGACGTTATTTTAGTGTTTTCGACCTAGGGCCCCATCGTCTAGTGGCCTAGGACTCCGGCCTTTCACGCCGGCAACACGGGTTCGAACCCCGTTGGGGTCACTTCGATATAGCCCTTCTCCATGAGAGGGGCTATTTTTTTGCGCCGAGCGGCTACAACTCTATCAATTCGAGGCCAGTTTTTTCGTAGCCCTAGAAACCTCCATGAAATACGACGCACTTCTCGTTCAGTCGTTCGGCGGCCCGGAAGGACCCGATGACGTCATTCCGTTTCTGGAAAATGTCCTCCGCGGACGAAATGTTCCCCGCGAGCGGCTGCTGGAAGTCGCGGAGCATTACCAGCACTTCGGCGGCGTCAGCCCCATCAACCAACAAAACCGCGATCTCATCGCGGCACTGCGAGTTGAACTCGCCGCGTACAGCATTGATCTCCCCATTTATTGGGGCAATCGCAACTGGGCGCCCTATCTGGTCGATGCGATGACCCAGATGAAAAACGACGGAGTCGAATCGGCGCTCGTCTTCGTCACCTCGGTCTTCAGCTCCTACTCTGGCTGTCGCCAATATCGGGAAGATCTCACCAAAGCCCAAGTCGAAGTCGGCGATCAAGCGCCTCGCTGCGACAAAATCCGCACCTACTACAATCATCCCGGCTTCATCGAGACGATGGCGTCCTGCGTGCGTGAGTCGCTCGATCAGATTCCGGCCGAGCGCCGCCAGCGTGCGGAGTTGATCTTTACCGCACACAGCATTCCGCAGGGGATGTCTGACAACTGCAACTACGTGAAACAGCTCGAGGAAAGCTGCCGTCTCGTGAGCGAAGCGACGCAGCACGCAAACTGGCGACTGGTTTATCAAAGCCGCAGCGGTCCGCCGACCCAGCCTTGGCTCGAGCCAGACGTTTGCGACGTCATTCGCGATCTGGGCGCATCGAGCGCAACGGACGTAATCATATCGCCGATTGGATTCGTCTCGGATCACATGGAGGTCCTCTTCGATCTCGACACCGAAGCCAAAGAGACGGCCGCCGAGGTCGGACTAAACTTCATTCGCAGCGGCACGGCCGGCGTCCGCCCACGATTCGTCCAGATGATCCGCCAACTGATCGAAGAACGACTTGATCCTGACATGCCCAAACAAGCGCTCGGACCGCTGGGACCGTCCCACGACTTCTGTCCTGCCGACTGCTGCCGTTACACGCCGCAGCGACCTCGACCTGGTTAAGCGATGATGGAACGCCGACAAATCGCCGACACGGAGCTGCAGGTTTCGCCGGTCGCACTCGGTTGCTGGCCGCTGTCAGGAATGACCAGCCCCGGAGTTACCGAAGCCGACAGTCGCGCAACGATCGCCGCCGCTCTCGACCTGGGGATTAACTTTTTTGACACCGCGTTCGCCTATGGCGCCGCCGGCGAGAGCGAACGCTACATCGCCGAAGTCCTCGCCGCACATCGGGACGAATACGTCGTCGCCACCAAGGCCGGCCTGCACTGGGAAAACGGGACGCAGCATCGCGACGCTCGCCCTGCAACCATTCGCCGCGAAGTCGCCGAAAGCTTGCGGCGTTTAAATACCGATCGCGTCGACGTACTCTATCTGCATGCCCCCGATCGCAACACGCCGATCACCGAAACGGCCGCCGCTTTCCGCCGCTTACAGCAGGAAGGCGCCGCGATCGCGATCGGCGTTTCGAACCTGACGCTCAGTGAAACGCTTGAATTTCACCAAGTCTGTCCGATTCAAATCATCCAGCCCCCTTACAACATGCTCTTTCGCGGAGCCGAGATGGATCTCGTCCCTTGGTGCCGCGAACAGAATATCGCCGTCGCTTGTTATTGGCCGCTGATGAAGGGACTTTTGGCCGGCAAAATGTCGCTGGACCAGAAGTTTGAGCCGCGCGACAGTCGCCCGAAATATCCCTGTTTTCGCGGCGAAGAGTACGCCAAGAACCTAGAGCTCGTCGAAAAGCTGCGAGCAATGGCCGAGCGGATGGGATGCACCGTCTCGCAATTGGTCATTCGCTGGACGATCGATCAGCCTGGCGTTACCGCGGCGCTGTGCGGAGCCAAGCGAGTTGACCAATTGACCGACAACGCCGGCGCCCTCGGCTGGGAACTGACGCTGGGCGAGCAAGCCGAGATCGCCTTACTGTTGCGCGATCGCGGAGTTCCTTATGTCGTCGCAACTCCGTAGCAGGCCAACCCATGAAACGCATCCTGGTCACCGGTTTTGAACCGTTTGGCGAACTCACCGAAAACTGCACCGAACTTGCACTGCGCCCGTTGCCCTTGGCCAATCTGGCGCCGGACATGCTGGTCGAACAGCTCATCTTGCCGGTCGACTACGCCGCAGCTCAGGCACAACTGGACGATCTCTACAGCAAAAAATCGTACGCCGCCACGCTCCACTTCGGCCAATCAGGGATCGCGAGCAACGTCGAATTCGAGATGTTTGCGATCAACTGGAAACAAACCGGCGCCGCCCAACCGGGTCCGCTTGCCGCCGAGGGCCCGCAAGCATTCCGAACCAACCTGGATCATCCAAGCTGGCTCGCCGCGATGCAATCCGCCGCCATCGACGGTGAAGTCAGTTTTCACGCCGGCGCGTACCTCTGCAACGCCGTCTACTACTGGAGTCTGCAGCACAGCGCAGCAACCGGCAGCCCCGGACAAGCCCTCTTTGTGCATGTCCCGCTCGCCAACGAGCAAGGCCCCAGCGCCAGCGGAGATTGGCCGGTCACGCGCATCCAAACCATGATGGCCTCCACGTTTCTCTGGCTGGCCGATCAAGTCGCGTGAGCGTGAGATCGAAAAAAACGCCGCTCGATGGAGCGACGTTTTCTGAATTTCGTTTTCGCGCAGAAGCTCGCTTAAACTTGAAACTGGGCGACCAGGGTTTGCAGTTTGTGCGAGATCCCGGTCAGTTGATCGCTGGACGTCTTAGTGCGTCCGGCGTCTTCTGAGACCTTGAAAGCGCCCTGGTCAACCGAAATCACGTTGCGTGAGATCTCTTCGCCGGCGGCGGCCGATTCGGTCACTGCTTGCGACACCTGACGTGCGGCCGTGCTCGACTGGGCGACGTTGTTAGCGATCTCGTGCGTTGCGGTCGATTGTTGTTCGACGGCGGCGGCGATTCCTCGTGAAATCTGGCTGAGGTTGCCAACAACTTTGCGAATCGATTCGATCGATTCGATCGACTCGTAGGAAGCTTCCTGCATGCCGCCGACCCGTTTCCGAATGTCTTCGGTCGCCGTCGCGGTCTGCCGCGCGAGTTGCTTCACTTCTTCGGCGACCACCGCGAAACCTTTCCCAGCATCGCCGGCTCGGGCCGCTTCGATTGTCGCATTCAAAGCGAGCAGATTGGTTTGCTCAGCAATATCTTGAATCAGCTCCACAACCTTGCCAATTTCACTGGCCGCTTCGCCCAATTGTCCCAATCGCTGGCGGCTTCCTTCGGCCAGATGATTCGCTTCATCGGCGACCTGGTTGGCCTGTTCGGTGTTGCGAGCAATCTCGTTAACGCTGATCGACATCTCTTCGACCGCACTAGCGACCGAATCCATGTTGGTCGACATCTGCGTCGCCGAAGCGGAGATTGTTCGCATATTGGCCGACATTTCTTCCGCCGCTGCGGCGGCCGATGTCGATTGCGATTTCGTGTCGGTCGAAACGGTCGCCATGCTGGCGGCGGTTTCGTTCATGTCGCCAGCCGAACGAGCGATCTCATCGGCATTGGACGCCAAAGCGACCATCGCGGCCTGCAATTGATGGACAACCGTATTGAGCGAGTTTGACATGGCGCCGATTTCGTCTTTGCTTTCGACCGTTAAACGCTGGCGCAGATCTCCGGCGGCGACCGAATTCAAGATCAACATCACCTTGCGAATCGGCATGATAATCGAACGGCTGAGCATAACGGCGATCACAATACCCAACACCAGCGCCACGGCGCTAACGATGGCCACACTCAACAAAGTCGCCTGGTTCGAGGCTTGCAGTTGTGGCCCCAGTAAATCTTGTTCGCCGGTGATCGCACCTTTCAGTTCCGCCGCTTTCGTCGCAACCATGGGGCCGATGACGTCCAATTTTCCGGTCATGAGCTCCCGTTCCGATTTCAACGCATCGGCCATTATTTCATAGGCGGCGACATACGTCTGCTTGGCTTCCATCGTTTGGGCCAACAGTTCGCGGCGCTGCGGGTTTTGGAGTTCGGCGTCCAGTTTTTCGAGATCTTTTCCCATCTCGTTCAAAAACTCGGTGGTAGCTTGGCGATGTTCCGGCAATGCCGAATCGAGAAACTTATAAACGCTCAAGCGAATTCCCATTAGTTTGTTCAACGCGATTCCAGCGGCGGTCGCCGCTTCGGCGTCGCCATCCGCTTGAGCCGAATTCATGATCGCGACTAGCTTTTTTGACATCAGCGGCCCCTGAACATCGAGCACGCCGCTCTGCTTCGCATCGCGCAACTTGCGATTGGCGACGACTTCGACGAACGCCGCATCGTACTCGGCGATCATGTTTTCAATCTCGCGGACCAACGCCTGACGTTCAGGATTGTTGATTCGCGTCTTCGCTTCGTCCAGCAATGCCTGCATTTCATCGCGGCGTTGGCCGAACTTGGCCACATCGCTGTCGCGACCATAGATGTCGAAGTTCTTCGCACTAAAGCGAGCCAGCATCATGCCGTCTTGTAAGCTGGCGCAGAAATTAGAGTCGCGGGCCAGCTTTCGATAACGAGCGAATCCGGCCGCGGCGCTGCTAAGCCCGCTCCACGATACGCCGGCGGCGATGACCATTAGTAAAAGTACAGCAGCAAATCCAAAGATCGTTTTTTTCGTTAAACTCAATCGATTCAACATAACCTGTCCCCAGCACGAATTCTTTGTTTCGAAAACTCGACATCGGCGATTGCCATGTCCTCGTTTGTCAGAACGGCGCAAGCAACACCGCTGAAAAAAGTAGGCCGCGATTAGCCATCAACGAACAGGCATTTTTGGCAATGAAGCCCGAAAGAGGCGTTTGACCGACGCCCAAGGGTGGGAAAGGGAAGCGTGAAACCCACTCAAGTGCAAATAGAAGGCCCTGTGCGCCCCAAACGACCGGCGTGCGGGTTACCGCACACCGGTTTGCGCATTGGTCAAACAGTTGCGCATTTCATGAACGATTGCAAAGCGGCGGCCGATCCGCTTGTCGGCTACCGTTTTAAAAGTCGGTGGAACCGCCGAACATCGAGAAATGCCTAGGGAGATTTCGGCTCGTGCAATCGCTTTTCAAACTCGTTGATTTTTTCGATCCGACGAGCATGACGCCCACCTTCGAATTCAGTCGTGAGCCAAATTTCGACCATCCGATCAATCAATCGTTCGCCGAGCATGTCGGCCGACAAGCACAACACGTTCACATTGTTGTGACGTCGGCTCATTTCGGCGGTCAGGTCATCGTGACAAGTCGCGGCGCGAACGCCGGGCACTTTGTTGGCGACAATCGCCATGCCGATGCCGCTGCCGCAGATGAGGATGCCGCGATCGACTTCTTCCGAGGCGACGCTTTGACTAACCGTCGCCGCAATATCGGGGTAATCGACACTACCGCAATCGAAAGCGCCGACGTCTTGCACTTCGTGCCCGAGTCGTTTGAGCAACTCAATAATACTGTGTCGAACGCTGACGCCGCGATGGTCGCTGCCAATGGCGATGCGCATGATACTAGTTCCCTCCCCTCTCGCTAAATATCAGGAGGTCGCCGGCAACTGATCAAGATCAATCGCTCTTACGCGAGCGATGACTTCCGCCTCGATCTGGTCGGCGCACTGTTGATAGACGACTTCGGGATGACCGATCGGATCGGCCACGTCGAATCCATCCAAGCATAAATTGTGAGTGTATTCCGCCGCGCCGGGCCACTGCGCTAGTATGGCGTCTCGGTGGCTGCTGGTCATCGTCAGAATTAAATCGGCATGCTCCACTAAGCGATCGCTCAGCGGCTGACTCGCATGGGCTGACAAATCGAGTCCGCGGTCTCCCATCACCTTGATCGCTTCCGGCGCGGCGCGGCCCCCTGGAAATGCGGCTAGTCCTGCCGATGCGACAATAAACCCCCGCGCGTCGAGCTCTTCGAGTTTGCACCCAAATCGCTCGGCCGCATGTTTTTGCATCAGAACTTCGGCCATGGGACTTCGGCAAGTATTGCCAGTACAGACAAATACGACGCAGTAACTACTGAGACGCTTCAAGATTTTCTCCGAGACGACGCCAGAACGCAAAATCTCCACGTGATTGCCGACAACCCGCACCACCGTCGATGGTTGCGAGTAGCGGCATTTCCCGCAGTCTAACACCAAACCAAGCGCATCGCCCAGCGCTTCCGTAACTTCGGCCCCCCGAACGGCGTCAGGCTGACCCGATCGATTGGCGCTGGTCAGCGCCAACGGTCCCGGCAGTAGACGCATCGCCTCTTGGATCAAGTCGTGCGAAGGGATCCGCAATCCAACAAATCCGCTGGGCGCAATCGCTGGAATCACGCTGTCAGGCAACCTTTGCACGACGCTGCGAGGATCGTCGCACGGCAACACCAGTGTAACCGGCCCCGGCCAACATCGCGTCGCCAGCCGCTTCATCAGTGGAGTCGCTTGAGGAACATAGTCGGCCAATTCATCTTTGCTGCGAATGGCCAACGCAAACGGTTGATTCTTCGGACGACCTTTCGCCTCCATCAATCGATCGATCGCGCCACTGTTAAGCGCCGAGACGGCGACTCCGTAAACGGTTTCGGTCGGAAAGGCGACGACTTGCCCTTCGGCGAGCGCCTGAACCGCACGGTGAATGACGTCTCGACGGTCTTCCGCCGCCTTTACGTCGATAACCCGAACTGTCATGCTCGCCGCTTGCGCTCCGCTAGGGGCTGATTGCCCGAAGTTATTGTCTTGTCAAAAGTTAACTATACGGAATCCGGGCCACGCCAGACAAGTGGAAGCCCCAAATGGGCCTAATTATGGCCGAACCGTTTCCCTTACAGGCGTTTTCACGAAATAATGGGTCCCATGACTCGTGAACTGCCCCTCATTTCGACGCTTCTCTTGCTGCTTTGCGGCTGCGTCCCCGGCTTGGATTCGCCGGGAGGATTGGAAGCTGTCTGGGGTGAACGAGGGATCTCTGACGGGAAATTTGAAAAACCGCGCGCCGTCGCGATTGACGCCAACGACCAGTTGTACATCGTCGATATGACGGCCCGGATTCAGGTTTTTGATCGCAATGGGAGTTTCTTACGTGCGTGGCAAATTCCGGAATACTATCGCGGTCGACCATCCGGCTTGTCCTTCAATCGGGCCGGCGATCTGCTGATCGCTGACACGCACTACAACCGGATGCTGGTCTATACGGCGGACGGTCGCAAGCTGGATGACCAAACGATCGGCGGAGTCGAAGGACATCGCCCCGGCGAATTTGGCTTTGTGACCGACGCCGTGCAAGACTCCCATGGTAACTACTACATCGCCGAATATGGCCAGTTTGATCGAATTCAAAAATTTACCGCCAGCGGCGAATATCTCTTCGAATGGGGAGGCCACGGCGATCAGCCGGGGCAATTTGTCCGCCCCCAAAACTTGGCGATCGACGCCGACGATCGGATCTGGGTCGCCGATGCGTGCAACCATCGGATTCAAGTCTTCGATGCGACCGGCGATAAAGCGGTCCTCATTAAAATGTGGGGCGCACACGGCGAACGGCCCGGCGAGTTAAGTTACCCGTACGATTTGATCCTCGACGGCCAAGGACACGTCTACGTGATCGAATTCGGCAACCATCGGTTGCAAAAATTCACGCTCGACGGTCAAAGCGTCGGCGTCTGGGGCGGCAACGGGCGAGAACCGGGGCAACTGTTTTGTCCATGGGCGCTGGCGCTGGACAGTCGCGGACGCGTGCATGTGGTTGATTCGAACAATCATCGTGTGCAGCGCGTGGCGCTGTAAATCGGTCGAATCTTCAAACCGCCTATCAGCTATCGCTTTGCGCTTTTCCAAGCGGTACCATAGGGGAACAACCGACCACCTTCTCTAAAAGCCTTCGCAACGCGCCGGCGACGTAACCTACGCGGCGATTTCATCACCCTATCCAGCCAAACGGGCGCATCATGTTCGGGATCGACATCGCGTTCAACAAGCCGGCTTGGTTATGGCTGCTGTCCACCTTGCCGCTGCTCTGGTTTTTCAGCTATCGCAGTCTGGCGGGTCTCGGTCCGGTGCGCCGCTTGATGGCGCTCGGTCTTCGCTCAGCGGTGCTGGTGATGTTAATCTTTGCGCTGGCCGAGGCGCAGTTTTTACGCGTCAGCCAGCGGATGACAGTAATCTATGTGCTGGACCAGTCGCTCAGCATTCCCGAAGATCAGCGCGCCGCGATGGCGCAGTACGTCTCGAAAGAAGTCAAAAAGCATCGCCAACCGTCGCGCGGCGATCGTGCGGGCGTGATCGTCTTTGGTCGCGAAGGGGCAATCGAAGTACCGCCGTACGAAGATGACGTTCCGATCGGCCGCCGCCGCCTGATTGGCTTGGATCATATCAAGCAAGACGCGACCAACCTGGAAGCCGCGTTAAAGTTGGCCCAAGCTTCGTTCTCGGAGGATGAGGCGAAACGCATTGTCGTGGTGACCGACGGCAATCAAACGTTGGGAGACGCTCAGCCGATCGCCCGAGCGCTGTCCGCCAGCGGAATCGGCGTCGATGTCGCGCCGATCGAACTGTCGAGCCGCTCGGAAGTCGCCGTCGAAAAGGTGACGCTGCCAGACGACATTCGCAAAGGCGAGACGATTCGGACCTCGGTGGTGATTAACAACATGACCGAGCCGACGGCCGAAAACGCTGGCGTCGTGCGCGGCAAGCTGGTCGTCTTGCGAAAAGCGGGCAAGCTGGAAGAAGTGCTGGCGGAACAACCGATCGAAGTCGCACCGGGCAAAAAAGTGCTGACCTTTGAGCACGTGATCGATCGCCCTGACTTCTATACGTACGAAGCCCGTTTTTTGCCGGATGATCGCACCGACGATTCGATGCCGCAAAACAACATCGCGACGGCGTTCACGCATGTTCGCGGCAAGGGCAGCGTCCTGCTGATAGAAGATTGGACGACGCCGGGCGAATACAGCGTGCTGGTCGATCGCCTGAAAGCGAACGATATCGAAGTCGACGTCATGCCGACCAACGAACTGTTCGCCTCACTGGCCGAACTGCAGCGTTATGACTGCGTCATTCTGGCCGGCACGCCGCGATCAAGCGGCGCCGACGCTGGCGACTTGGCCAGTTTTAGCGATCAGCAAATCGAAGTGCTGGTCCGCAATACGCAGCAGATGGGTTGCGGCCTGGTGATGCTCGGCGGTCCGCAAGCGTTTGGCGCCGGCGGCTGGGCCAATAGCGAGTTGGAAAAGGCGATGCCGGTCGACTTTACGATCAAAGACGCCAAAGTGGTTCCGGTCGGCGCGTTGGCGATGTTGATGCACGCCTCCGAATTGCCGCAAGGAAACTATTGGCAAAAAGTGATCGGCCGCGAGGCGCTGCAGGCTCTGGGCAACTCCGACTACTGCGGCCTGATCCATTACGCTGCGACTGACCAATGGCTCTGGACCAGCAACGGAAATGGACTAATTCGCGTCGGACCGAATCGCCCCGGCATGCTGGCGAAGATGTCGCGAATGACGCCAGGCGACATGCCGCAGTTTGATCCGTCGCTGCAAATGGCGCTGCGTGCGTTCAACCAGCTTCCGCCCAACGAAGTCGCCGTTAAGCACATGATCATCATCAGCGACGGCGACCCGTCCCCCGCCAATCCATTTACGTTGAGCGCGATCGCCAAAGCGGGCATCAAAGTGACCACCGTTGCGATCGGCACGCATGGTCCGGCGAACAGTTTAGAGCTGAAAAAAATCGCGACGGCGACCGGCGGCAAATATTATGAAGTGACCAACCCCAAGGCGCTGCCCCGGATTTATCAGCGCGAAGCCCGACGCATCGCGCAGCCGTTGGTGAAAGATCATCCCGGCATGGTTCCTTTGGAACGATATCCCCACGAAATTACGACCGGCATCAACAGCTTTCCGTCGTTCGACGGCTACGTGATGACGTCGCTCAAAGACAATCCGTTAGTCGACGTCGCGCTGATTGCGCCCGACCCGGCGCAACATCCCGAGAACGCGACGCTGCTGGCGAGTTGGACGTTCGGGCTCGGCCGTTCGGTCGTCTTCACCAGCGACGCCGGACATCGCTGGACCAATCAATGGACCGGCTGGGATGGGTACGACAAGTTCTACACGCAGATGATTCGCTGGGCGATGCGTCCCAGCGGCAACGAAGGGAAGTACACGATCGCCAGCGAAGCGAAAGATGGCAAAGTCCGCGTCGTCGTCACGGCGATCGATCAAGAGGACGAGTATCTCAACTTTTTGAATATCTCCGGCAACGCCGTCGACCCGCGGATGGAAACGCACGATTTTCGGCTCGAACAAGTCGCGCCAGGGCGCTATGTCGGCGAGTTCGACGCCGACGAGTCTGGCAGCTATTTTCTGTCGCTCGTCCCTGGTCCCGGCGAAGCTCCGCTGCGAACCGGGGTGAATGTTCCCTATTCGGCCGAATTTCGTCAGCAATTTACGAATTACAACTTGTTGGAGACCCTGGCCGATTTAGAGCCAACAGGGGGAGAAAAAGGGGAGCTGATCCAGGGGAGAATGGCGCTCGGCCGCGTCGACGATTTGCTTGAGGTCGATACTTTCCGGCATAATCTGGCCAAAGCGGTCAGCAGTCAGCCGATCTGGCCCCTGTTGGTGGTAATCTGTGCGGTCGCATTTTTTCACGACGTTTTCATCCGCCGAGTTACGATAGGATTACAGTGGCTGGCGCCGGCAGCTCGATACGTCGGGCGAGCATTCGGCTTTGGCAAAGAAGAAAAGCAAGACGATCGGCTCGAGCGGTTGCGGATGAGCAAAGAGCAGGTCGCTTCCGACATCGACCAGCGCCGCGCCAGCACGCGTTTTGAAACCGACGCCGACGCACCGGAAGCAGGCGACGCCGTCTCCGACGAACTCTCGTCGGCGACTCCGCGTATCGATCGTCGAGTTCAATCCCCATCCCAATCAGAACCGAGCGAAGAAGATAACTATACGTCCCGCTTGTTAAAGGCGAAGCAAAAGGCTCGCCGACAACAGGCGCGCCCCGGGGATTCGTCCCCACCCCCCAAGGAATAATCGCGACGCGGTTCCAGCAGCGATTTAGAAGATCACTCGTCATCCATCTACTTTGAGGAAAGCGACATGAGCGTCGGCGAGACGATGCAGCAACAAGCGGAAGAGTTCCGCAATCGATATAATGCGGTGCGCGAGCAAATTGGGCGCGTGATCGTCGGTCACGACGAAATCGTCCACGGAGTGCTGACCTGCATGTTTGTCGGCGGGCACTGCCTACTCGAAGGCGTGCCGGGGCTCGGCAAGACTCTGCTAGTGCGCACCCTGGCCGAGACGCTTGATCTGCCGTTCAATCGTATCCAGTACACGCCCGACTTGATGCCGGCCGATATTCTGGGGACCAACATGGTGATGGAAACGCCAGACGGTCGCCGGATTTTTGAATTCCAAAAAGGGCCGATCTTCACCCAGATCTGTCTCGCGGACGAAATCAACCGCGCTACCCCCAAAACCCAATCGGCGATGCTAGAAACGATGCAAGAGTTTTGCGTCACCGTCGGCGGCGTTCGTCATGAGCTCAAGAAGCCGTTCTTTGTGCTCGCGACGCAAAACCCGATCGAGCAAGAGGGAACCTATCCGCTGCCCGAAGCTCAGCTCGACCGCTTCTTCTTCAAGCTGGTCGTCGGTTATTCGACCGCCGAAGATCTCGCGACGATCATCGATCGCACGACCAAAGGAACCTTCGCCAAGCCAGAAAAGGTGATGGATGGCGAAGAGATCATGAAGTGGCAAAAGCTGATCCGCGAAGTGATCTTGGCCAAACATGTGCAAGATTACATCGTGCGATTGACTTTGGCGACGCATCCCGACGG
The nucleotide sequence above comes from Blastopirellula sp. J2-11. Encoded proteins:
- a CDS encoding VWA domain-containing protein translates to MFGIDIAFNKPAWLWLLSTLPLLWFFSYRSLAGLGPVRRLMALGLRSAVLVMLIFALAEAQFLRVSQRMTVIYVLDQSLSIPEDQRAAMAQYVSKEVKKHRQPSRGDRAGVIVFGREGAIEVPPYEDDVPIGRRRLIGLDHIKQDATNLEAALKLAQASFSEDEAKRIVVVTDGNQTLGDAQPIARALSASGIGVDVAPIELSSRSEVAVEKVTLPDDIRKGETIRTSVVINNMTEPTAENAGVVRGKLVVLRKAGKLEEVLAEQPIEVAPGKKVLTFEHVIDRPDFYTYEARFLPDDRTDDSMPQNNIATAFTHVRGKGSVLLIEDWTTPGEYSVLVDRLKANDIEVDVMPTNELFASLAELQRYDCVILAGTPRSSGADAGDLASFSDQQIEVLVRNTQQMGCGLVMLGGPQAFGAGGWANSELEKAMPVDFTIKDAKVVPVGALAMLMHASELPQGNYWQKVIGREALQALGNSDYCGLIHYAATDQWLWTSNGNGLIRVGPNRPGMLAKMSRMTPGDMPQFDPSLQMALRAFNQLPPNEVAVKHMIIISDGDPSPANPFTLSAIAKAGIKVTTVAIGTHGPANSLELKKIATATGGKYYEVTNPKALPRIYQREARRIAQPLVKDHPGMVPLERYPHEITTGINSFPSFDGYVMTSLKDNPLVDVALIAPDPAQHPENATLLASWTFGLGRSVVFTSDAGHRWTNQWTGWDGYDKFYTQMIRWAMRPSGNEGKYTIASEAKDGKVRVVVTAIDQEDEYLNFLNISGNAVDPRMETHDFRLEQVAPGRYVGEFDADESGSYFLSLVPGPGEAPLRTGVNVPYSAEFRQQFTNYNLLETLADLEPTGGEKGELIQGRMALGRVDDLLEVDTFRHNLAKAVSSQPIWPLLVVICAVAFFHDVFIRRVTIGLQWLAPAARYVGRAFGFGKEEKQDDRLERLRMSKEQVASDIDQRRASTRFETDADAPEAGDAVSDELSSATPRIDRRVQSPSQSEPSEEDNYTSRLLKAKQKARRQQARPGDSSPPPKE
- a CDS encoding AAA family ATPase; this translates as MSVGETMQQQAEEFRNRYNAVREQIGRVIVGHDEIVHGVLTCMFVGGHCLLEGVPGLGKTLLVRTLAETLDLPFNRIQYTPDLMPADILGTNMVMETPDGRRIFEFQKGPIFTQICLADEINRATPKTQSAMLETMQEFCVTVGGVRHELKKPFFVLATQNPIEQEGTYPLPEAQLDRFFFKLVVGYSTAEDLATIIDRTTKGTFAKPEKVMDGEEIMKWQKLIREVILAKHVQDYIVRLTLATHPDGPMALPVTNQYLRWGSSPRGAQTLALAAKVRALLDGRYNVSFEDIRRVYLPTMRHRVILNFEAQAEGLDTDHVLLEILEKLPEKSDDEPIVARVANR